Proteins found in one Thermodesulfobacteriota bacterium genomic segment:
- a CDS encoding SPOR domain-containing protein, whose translation MSEKTPSPKKSKLVPLFVTFAVLFIVVFALGVIIGNGLGGSDSDDADRSYEVGVYDEVSSEPDMNQEEIIEETDEVVEEVSEKAPEKPSRQDAPPPAKEVTQEEREEMVEKVKEENLDIVTRKQTPKPPAATPKPKQETKAESKEEVLEELKEAQLEKAPNRQDSPPPPPATSSLPKTDPSGKYTVQLAALQNEAQANQLMNSLTSKGYPAFIKKYSAPDNKMWYRVRVGTFTTKQQATQYGDQLKKQQSQVKSVFITTNN comes from the coding sequence ATGAGTGAGAAAACCCCTAGCCCTAAGAAAAGTAAATTAGTTCCGCTATTTGTCACATTTGCAGTACTTTTTATAGTTGTCTTTGCTCTTGGAGTAATTATAGGAAACGGACTTGGAGGCTCTGACTCTGATGATGCAGACAGAAGTTACGAAGTCGGAGTATATGACGAGGTATCATCGGAGCCGGATATGAACCAGGAAGAGATAATAGAGGAGACGGATGAGGTTGTAGAAGAGGTATCTGAAAAAGCACCTGAAAAACCCTCTCGGCAAGATGCACCTCCGCCGGCAAAAGAGGTAACTCAAGAAGAAAGAGAAGAAATGGTGGAGAAAGTGAAAGAGGAAAACTTGGATATTGTAACTCGTAAGCAGACACCTAAACCTCCAGCGGCAACTCCAAAACCAAAACAAGAAACAAAGGCAGAATCCAAGGAGGAAGTTTTAGAAGAGCTAAAAGAAGCTCAGCTTGAAAAGGCTCCCAACAGACAAGATTCGCCCCCGCCTCCGCCAGCGACATCATCACTTCCCAAGACCGACCCTAGTGGTAAGTACACAGTCCAGCTAGCAGCGCTTCAAAATGAAGCTCAGGCGAATCAGCTTATGAACTCTCTAACTTCTAAAGGCTATCCAGCATTTATAAAGAAGTACTCTGCACCCGATAATAAAATGTGGTATAGAGTAAGGGTCGGCACATTCACAACAAAACAGCAGGCTACTCAATACGGTGATCAGTTAAAAAAACAACAGTCTCAAGTAAAGTCGGTATTTATAACCACGAATAATTAA
- the tolQ gene encoding protein TolQ has translation MNNWIYYVTQIPAGSPADHMSVLGLVTQSGPVVKGVLLLLLIMSVVSWAIIFSKYFVLKRATKSSEKFLELYSASGNFGNLYTSTKHMGGPIAEVFRAGYTEILKIRKSRAQGGAQTPEPSGGGELIDTELGVVELVERALKRTMASEISKLESSLTFLATTGSAAPFIGLFGTVWGIMTSFIGLAGSQGVPTLQAVAPGIAEALIATAVGLAAAIPAVIGYNYSLSRVKKIDVDMENFSSEFLNIVDRYVKKV, from the coding sequence ATGAACAACTGGATATATTATGTAACTCAAATTCCCGCCGGATCTCCTGCAGACCACATGAGTGTTCTTGGGCTCGTAACCCAGTCAGGCCCAGTAGTAAAAGGGGTTTTATTATTACTATTGATAATGTCAGTTGTGTCCTGGGCAATTATTTTCTCTAAATATTTTGTGCTAAAAAGGGCCACTAAAAGCTCAGAAAAATTCTTAGAGCTATACAGCGCAAGCGGCAATTTTGGAAACCTCTATACTTCAACCAAACATATGGGCGGCCCAATTGCGGAAGTTTTCAGAGCGGGCTATACAGAAATATTAAAAATAAGAAAGTCCAGAGCTCAGGGAGGAGCACAAACCCCAGAGCCATCTGGCGGCGGAGAGTTGATTGACACAGAGCTTGGGGTTGTAGAGCTTGTAGAAAGAGCGCTAAAAAGAACTATGGCCTCAGAGATATCAAAGCTTGAGAGCTCTCTTACGTTTCTTGCTACAACAGGAAGCGCGGCGCCATTTATAGGACTTTTCGGAACTGTTTGGGGAATTATGACCTCATTCATCGGGCTTGCAGGCAGCCAAGGAGTGCCTACGCTTCAGGCCGTGGCCCCCGGTATTGCGGAAGCGCTCATTGCGACCGCCGTTGGCCTTGCAGCAGCCATTCCGGCAGTAATCGGATATAACTACTCACTTAGCAGAGTGAAGAAAATAGATGTAGATATGGAGAATTTTTCATCAGAGTTCTTAAATATTGTAGATAGGTATGTGAAAAAGGTTTAA
- the argS gene encoding arginine--tRNA ligase encodes MKEDIVSVVTKSVENLSKKLDAPDLSVDVEVGIPKRKEFGDFSVNTAMILANKLGKKPREVAEMIIENLPEEKDKLFNKIEIAGAGFVNFYVKEQAIVNKLTEIEEKGDKYGALNMGQGKKVLVEFVSANPTGYLHMGHARNAVVGDTLARILETSGYETVKEFYINDAGRQMNLLGESVFIRYKELFGHSGELPEDGYKGEYVVEIAEQIKAEKADSLLNDYSAEESTEYCKEFAKGILLEEIKNDLAKVNVYFDEWYSEKYNIHSTNNGSDKSKLEEIKELLYSKGVLEEREGALWFKATEFGDTQDWVLIKSDGSPTYFLADIAYHFDKYQRGFDSIINVWGADHHGHVARLKAALKSLGLDESSFVVVLIQFVRLMRQGQEVKMSKRAGSYVTMRDVIEEVGSDVMRFFLVMRSSESHFDFDLDLAKKESSENPVYYIQYAYARIGSIFRKAKEQGLLESNESLALLTAPEEIDLVKKLLLFPEVIEDCTNSLAPHKLAYYLQELAAQFHVYYNKCRVVDDNKEMSAARLYLIKCTRTVLANGLNILGVSAPEKM; translated from the coding sequence ATGAAAGAAGATATTGTAAGTGTAGTTACTAAATCAGTAGAAAACTTATCAAAGAAACTAGATGCTCCTGATCTATCGGTAGATGTCGAAGTAGGCATTCCTAAGAGAAAAGAGTTTGGAGATTTCTCCGTCAATACCGCAATGATCCTTGCCAATAAGCTCGGCAAAAAACCAAGAGAAGTGGCCGAGATGATAATAGAAAACCTTCCTGAAGAAAAAGATAAATTGTTTAATAAGATAGAGATTGCCGGGGCGGGGTTTGTAAATTTCTATGTAAAAGAACAAGCAATTGTAAATAAACTAACCGAGATAGAAGAAAAAGGTGATAAATACGGCGCCTTAAATATGGGACAAGGCAAGAAGGTGCTTGTTGAATTTGTGAGCGCAAACCCCACAGGGTATTTACACATGGGCCATGCCCGAAACGCGGTCGTGGGCGATACTCTGGCTAGAATCCTTGAAACCTCAGGATACGAAACTGTTAAAGAGTTTTACATTAATGACGCCGGGCGGCAGATGAACCTTTTAGGAGAGTCCGTTTTTATTAGATACAAAGAGCTATTTGGACACAGCGGAGAGCTACCCGAGGATGGATATAAAGGGGAGTATGTAGTAGAAATTGCAGAGCAAATAAAGGCTGAAAAAGCTGACTCGCTTCTAAATGATTATTCTGCGGAAGAATCTACTGAATACTGCAAAGAATTTGCCAAAGGTATTTTGCTTGAGGAGATAAAAAACGACCTAGCAAAAGTAAATGTCTATTTTGATGAATGGTACAGCGAGAAATATAATATTCACAGCACAAACAACGGATCTGATAAAAGTAAATTAGAAGAAATAAAAGAGCTACTCTACAGCAAAGGTGTTTTAGAGGAAAGAGAAGGTGCGCTTTGGTTTAAGGCAACTGAATTTGGCGATACACAGGACTGGGTACTTATTAAAAGCGATGGAAGCCCAACTTACTTTTTAGCAGACATAGCTTATCACTTTGATAAATACCAAAGAGGTTTTGATAGTATCATAAATGTTTGGGGTGCAGACCATCACGGCCATGTAGCGAGATTAAAAGCCGCACTAAAATCGCTGGGACTTGATGAGTCCAGCTTTGTCGTAGTCCTAATTCAATTCGTCAGACTCATGCGCCAAGGTCAGGAAGTAAAGATGTCTAAACGAGCCGGCAGCTACGTTACGATGAGAGATGTGATAGAGGAAGTAGGCTCAGATGTAATGCGCTTTTTTCTAGTTATGCGAAGCTCAGAGAGCCACTTTGATTTTGATCTTGATTTAGCAAAGAAAGAATCAAGTGAAAATCCTGTTTACTACATACAATACGCTTATGCCAGGATAGGAAGCATCTTCAGAAAAGCCAAAGAACAGGGACTTTTAGAATCAAATGAGAGTTTAGCACTTCTAACAGCCCCAGAAGAAATTGACCTTGTGAAAAAGCTCCTTTTATTCCCAGAGGTTATAGAGGACTGCACAAATTCGCTTGCTCCTCATAAGCTCGCCTACTACCTTCAAGAGCTGGCAGCTCAGTTTCATGTGTATTATAATAAGTGTAGAGTAGTTGACGATAACAAAGAGATGAGTGCTGCAAGACTTTATTTAATTAAATGCACCCGGACAGTGCTCGCTAACGGACTTAATATATTGGGCGTATCAGCCCCGGAGAAAATGTAG
- the tolR gene encoding protein TolR: MGMQTNNSGGRSVMSEINVTPFVDVMLVLLVIFMVTTPILYQGVDVNLPRTESKAMPSLDRERKVVVTLNSAGEIYIEEDQFALSDLRLEIRRIMSDQGKEVREEDVFLRADTTVEYGTVVEVMSEIRNAGVTKLGLITEPIPSR; this comes from the coding sequence ATGGGAATGCAGACAAACAACAGCGGCGGGCGCTCAGTAATGTCCGAGATCAATGTTACTCCATTTGTGGATGTGATGCTGGTGTTACTTGTAATTTTTATGGTTACTACGCCAATCTTATATCAGGGCGTTGATGTTAATCTTCCCAGAACAGAATCTAAAGCGATGCCTTCGTTGGATCGTGAGCGCAAAGTAGTGGTCACGCTTAATTCAGCAGGCGAGATATACATTGAGGAAGATCAGTTTGCATTGTCCGATCTTCGCTTGGAAATAAGAAGGATAATGTCTGATCAGGGAAAGGAAGTAAGGGAAGAAGACGTGTTCCTAAGAGCTGATACAACAGTTGAGTATGGAACAGTAGTTGAAGTAATGTCTGAAATCAGAAACGCTGGTGTTACCAAACTAGGGCTAATCACGGAGCCTATTCCATCAAGATAG
- a CDS encoding cell envelope integrity protein TolA yields the protein MKPSKKDSSSRLGFIFSVALHVGIIVLILFWGFRGTEYSSNDPGPIQVSISDLDIGSGSSAKKPTPPKKDPPTPEPKEPEEEIAQEPEPTPPPPEKEPEIKEIVEKDKIALNTEPTPKPTPKATPKPTPKATPKPTPKPTEKPKATPAPTKKPKATPKPTKKPEKKKDLDKEKEQVLKDIQRQKVLDELMKEKEDPSETDDALDNIPEEEMGEEARLAMADDEKFGVESDTESATGGSPNPGGGSAISPLIIQTYANQVTRKIQRNWRMPPGLPNDGSLTTSLVFKVNETGKVNDVTITKSSGNSAFDNYCKQAVFRSAPLPVPPSELAKEAKTNGVELTFRNDP from the coding sequence ATGAAACCAAGTAAAAAAGACTCTTCGAGCCGCCTGGGGTTTATATTTTCAGTAGCCCTTCATGTGGGAATTATAGTGCTCATTTTATTTTGGGGATTTAGAGGCACAGAGTATAGCAGCAACGACCCGGGTCCAATTCAAGTCTCTATATCAGATCTAGATATCGGAAGCGGCTCAAGCGCTAAAAAGCCAACTCCTCCAAAGAAGGACCCTCCTACCCCCGAGCCTAAAGAGCCGGAGGAAGAAATAGCCCAGGAACCCGAGCCGACCCCGCCTCCGCCCGAAAAAGAGCCTGAGATAAAAGAAATTGTAGAAAAAGACAAGATTGCCCTAAATACAGAGCCTACTCCTAAGCCGACGCCGAAAGCTACACCAAAGCCGACACCTAAAGCTACACCTAAGCCTACTCCTAAGCCCACAGAAAAACCAAAGGCTACGCCTGCCCCAACTAAAAAGCCAAAAGCAACTCCAAAGCCGACTAAAAAACCTGAAAAGAAAAAAGATTTAGACAAAGAAAAAGAGCAGGTTCTTAAAGACATTCAGAGACAAAAAGTTTTAGATGAGCTTATGAAGGAGAAAGAAGATCCATCAGAAACAGATGATGCACTAGATAATATTCCCGAGGAAGAAATGGGTGAAGAGGCCAGACTTGCTATGGCCGATGATGAAAAGTTTGGCGTAGAGTCAGACACAGAGTCAGCTACAGGCGGATCTCCAAACCCCGGCGGCGGCTCAGCAATAAGCCCACTAATAATACAAACGTACGCGAATCAGGTAACTAGGAAAATTCAGCGAAACTGGAGAATGCCCCCAGGTCTGCCAAATGACGGTAGTCTAACAACTTCATTGGTTTTTAAAGTAAACGAAACTGGCAAGGTTAATGATGTTACGATCACAAAATCATCTGGAAATTCAGCATTTGATAATTATTGTAAGCAGGCCGTATTCAGATCAGCGCCCCTGCCTGTGCCTCCATCTGAGCTTGCTAAGGAAGCTAAAACAAACGGCGTTGAGCTCACGTTTAGAAACGATCCATAG
- the carB gene encoding carbamoyl-phosphate synthase large subunit, which produces MPKRTDIETILLLGSGPIVIGQACEFDYSGTQACKALKEEGYRIVLVNSNPATIMTDPSFADRTYIEPLHPSIVEKIIEKEKPQALLPTLGGQTALNLAVELSEAGILEKHNVELIGAKLPAIQKAENRELFKKAMIDIGLKVPKSGIAHTMDEAWSIVEEIGYPAIIRPSFTLGGAGGSIAYNKEEYEDFAKAGLDLSPSTEILVEQSVLGWKEYELEVMRDRADNVVIICAIENFDPMGVHTGDSITVAPSQTLTDKEYQRMRDASLDIIREIGVETGGSNIQFGVNPEDGTMVVIEMNPRVSRSSALASKATGFPIAKIAAKLAVGYTLDEISNDITRYTPASFEPTIDYVVTKIPRFTFEKFPQTEPYLTTQMKSVGEVMAIGRTFKESFQKALRSLEIDSWGLEPVTTDKELISEKLQKPNPERLWYLADAFRAGMDIEEIYNLTYIDRWFLKNLEQIIDVESKLKNANGTTDSQLLKQAKEYGFSDIRIGELLEKPEDDIRGMRLKSDLKSVYKMVDTCAAEFEAYTPYLYSTYETEDEALPTDKKKVIILGGGPNRIGQGIEFDYCCVHAAYSLNEEGFESIMVNCNPETVSTDYDTSDRLYFEPLTLEDTLSIIDREKPWGVIVHLGGQTPLKLAIPLEERGVKIIGTSPDSIDLAEDRERFRELVQKLGLKQPESGIARSQDEAISIAEDIGYPIVVRPSYVLGGRAMEIVYKEESLRRYITEAVRVSPNHPILIDKFLKDAKEVDVDAISDGETVVVGGVLEHIEEAGVHSGDSAMVLPPYSIEPSIIEEIKRQTKELALALKVKGLANIQFAIKDNEVYLIEVNPRASRTIPFVSKAIGVPLAKLGTKVMIGKTLEELGFTQEIVPEHICVKESVFPFIKFQGVDTILGPEMKSTGEVMGIDTEIRKAFAKSQISAGNDLPLSGTAFISVKDDDKAKAYEIAKNLSELGFTIMATKGTAAYLEGAGLNSTYVKKVAEGRPHIVDHIKNGEVHLVINTTFGEKEVAQSYSIRRASIMHRVPYFTTIEASGAAVGAIEVMIKQGLEVKAIQEYY; this is translated from the coding sequence ATGCCTAAACGCACAGATATAGAAACTATATTACTACTTGGATCGGGCCCGATTGTAATCGGGCAGGCTTGTGAGTTTGATTATTCAGGGACCCAGGCCTGTAAAGCACTTAAAGAAGAGGGCTATCGGATTGTGCTTGTGAATAGCAATCCGGCAACCATTATGACAGATCCCTCATTTGCTGACCGCACATACATTGAGCCGCTGCACCCGTCTATTGTTGAGAAAATTATAGAAAAAGAAAAGCCTCAGGCTCTACTCCCTACACTCGGAGGACAAACAGCACTTAACTTAGCTGTTGAGCTTTCAGAAGCTGGAATTCTTGAAAAACATAATGTTGAACTAATCGGAGCTAAGCTTCCTGCGATACAAAAAGCTGAAAACCGCGAACTATTTAAAAAAGCAATGATCGATATTGGGCTCAAGGTTCCAAAGAGCGGCATAGCCCACACTATGGATGAGGCCTGGAGCATTGTTGAAGAAATTGGTTATCCCGCAATTATAAGGCCCTCATTTACACTAGGGGGAGCTGGCGGCAGTATTGCATATAACAAGGAAGAATACGAGGATTTTGCAAAAGCCGGGCTTGATCTAAGCCCGTCTACTGAAATTTTGGTAGAGCAATCTGTACTTGGTTGGAAAGAGTATGAGCTCGAAGTTATGCGTGACCGCGCTGACAATGTAGTAATCATTTGCGCTATTGAGAATTTTGATCCGATGGGCGTGCACACAGGTGACTCAATCACAGTTGCCCCTTCTCAGACCTTAACCGACAAGGAATATCAGAGAATGCGAGACGCATCACTTGATATCATAAGGGAAATAGGCGTAGAGACAGGCGGTTCCAACATACAGTTTGGAGTGAATCCTGAAGACGGAACAATGGTGGTTATTGAAATGAACCCCAGGGTATCTCGCAGCTCAGCTCTTGCATCAAAAGCAACAGGTTTCCCCATTGCCAAAATTGCTGCAAAACTTGCAGTGGGCTACACGCTGGATGAAATCTCAAATGACATAACCAGATATACACCTGCATCATTTGAACCCACAATAGATTATGTGGTAACCAAGATACCTCGCTTTACCTTTGAAAAGTTCCCTCAAACCGAGCCATACCTTACAACTCAGATGAAATCAGTCGGAGAGGTAATGGCAATAGGTAGAACTTTTAAAGAATCATTTCAAAAAGCCCTTCGCTCCTTAGAGATAGACTCCTGGGGGCTTGAACCCGTTACAACTGATAAAGAATTAATAAGTGAGAAGCTTCAAAAACCCAATCCCGAGAGGCTTTGGTATTTAGCTGATGCTTTTAGAGCGGGTATGGATATTGAGGAAATATATAACCTCACATATATAGACAGATGGTTTCTTAAGAATTTAGAGCAAATAATAGATGTTGAGAGTAAGCTCAAAAATGCAAACGGCACCACAGATTCGCAGCTACTTAAACAAGCCAAAGAGTATGGATTTTCAGATATTAGAATTGGTGAGCTTTTAGAAAAACCAGAGGACGATATAAGGGGCATGAGGCTCAAAAGCGATTTGAAATCCGTCTACAAGATGGTAGATACATGCGCTGCTGAGTTTGAAGCCTATACGCCTTACCTATATTCAACTTACGAAACGGAAGATGAAGCTCTTCCTACGGATAAAAAGAAGGTGATAATTTTAGGCGGCGGGCCAAATAGGATCGGCCAGGGAATAGAGTTTGATTACTGCTGCGTTCATGCGGCCTATTCACTAAATGAAGAGGGCTTTGAGTCAATAATGGTTAACTGTAACCCAGAGACGGTGAGTACTGACTATGACACTTCTGACAGGCTTTACTTTGAGCCTCTGACTTTGGAGGACACACTTTCAATAATTGATAGGGAGAAACCCTGGGGAGTGATCGTTCACCTCGGAGGACAAACACCACTTAAGCTTGCGATTCCACTTGAAGAAAGGGGAGTTAAAATAATTGGAACCTCTCCAGACAGCATTGACCTTGCGGAGGATAGAGAACGCTTTAGAGAGTTGGTACAAAAGCTAGGACTAAAACAGCCCGAAAGCGGTATTGCCAGAAGCCAAGATGAGGCAATTAGTATTGCAGAAGATATAGGCTATCCGATTGTTGTAAGGCCATCATATGTTCTTGGTGGGCGGGCGATGGAGATCGTATACAAAGAAGAATCTCTTAGAAGATATATTACAGAGGCGGTCAGGGTATCACCTAACCACCCTATATTAATAGATAAATTCCTAAAAGACGCAAAGGAAGTCGATGTTGACGCAATTTCAGACGGAGAGACAGTAGTTGTTGGAGGAGTGCTTGAGCATATCGAAGAAGCCGGTGTTCATTCCGGCGACAGCGCTATGGTGCTGCCCCCTTATTCGATCGAACCGTCCATTATTGAAGAGATCAAGCGCCAGACCAAAGAACTAGCTCTTGCGCTGAAAGTAAAAGGACTGGCAAATATACAGTTTGCTATAAAAGACAACGAGGTCTATTTAATTGAAGTAAACCCAAGGGCGAGCAGAACTATTCCATTTGTCAGTAAGGCCATAGGAGTTCCGCTTGCGAAACTGGGCACAAAGGTGATGATTGGCAAAACGCTAGAAGAGCTCGGGTTTACCCAAGAGATAGTCCCTGAGCACATATGCGTTAAAGAATCTGTTTTCCCATTTATAAAGTTTCAGGGAGTGGACACAATACTAGGGCCCGAGATGAAGTCCACGGGCGAGGTCATGGGAATAGATACCGAAATTAGAAAAGCATTTGCCAAATCTCAAATTTCTGCAGGAAATGATCTTCCTTTGTCAGGAACAGCATTTATAAGCGTTAAAGATGATGATAAAGCAAAGGCTTATGAGATAGCTAAGAATCTTTCGGAACTGGGCTTTACAATCATGGCGACTAAGGGAACAGCTGCTTATTTAGAAGGAGCCGGGCTCAACAGCACATATGTGAAAAAGGTGGCCGAAGGAAGACCTCACATTGTAGATCACATTAAAAACGGAGAAGTGCACTTAGTAATTAATACAACTTTCGGAGAGAAAGAGGTTGCCCAGTCCTACTCAATAAGAAGAGCGTCAATTATGCACAGGGTTCCTTATTTTACTACTATTGAAGCTTCTGGAGCTGCTGTAGGGGCTATAGAAGTTATGATAAAACAGGGGCTCGAGGTTAAGGCTATTCAGGAATACTATTGA
- the greA gene encoding transcription elongation factor GreA: MSVERVPMTPNGHKKLHEELHRLKTVERPEVIKLIEYARSLGDLSENAEYETAKDRQSFVEGRIQELESKLSRAEVIDPATLRNKDRVTFGLHVKLEDLETGDEVTYQLVGPDESEPENGMISITSPIGRALIGKQIDDDVVVQAPGGVREFVVLDIS; encoded by the coding sequence GTGTCAGTTGAAAGAGTACCTATGACACCTAATGGTCATAAGAAGCTGCATGAGGAGCTTCACCGTCTAAAAACGGTTGAGAGACCCGAGGTCATAAAATTGATAGAGTACGCAAGATCACTCGGAGACCTTTCTGAAAACGCTGAGTATGAAACTGCAAAAGACCGGCAGTCATTTGTAGAAGGCCGTATACAGGAACTTGAGAGTAAGTTAAGCAGGGCTGAAGTAATAGATCCTGCCACTTTAAGAAATAAGGACAGAGTTACCTTCGGGCTACACGTTAAACTAGAGGACTTGGAAACTGGGGATGAAGTGACCTATCAGCTAGTAGGTCCAGACGAGTCTGAGCCTGAGAACGGGATGATATCAATCACCTCTCCAATAGGTAGAGCACTGATTGGAAAGCAAATTGATGATGATGTAGTGGTTCAGGCCCCAGGCGGGGTCAGAGAATTTGTAGTTTTAGACATTTCATAA
- a CDS encoding histidine phosphatase family protein, whose amino-acid sequence MNLILIRHGETDWNRLGRCQGIADIVLNENGRKQARELAHSLRDHKITAIYSSHLKRAIETAEHIARHHNLTVRVEHDLHEMNQGDLEGLTFPDIRDRYAEVLKKWRESPETLRLPNGESLVEVQQRAWSVLEKVHEDHLGETVVAVSHNLTIITLLCKITGVGLKGFREFNVQATSKNIIVSENGEIRVDVINDVSHLSPMDSVPSFEEKRK is encoded by the coding sequence ATGAACCTCATCCTAATTAGACACGGCGAGACAGACTGGAACAGACTAGGCAGGTGCCAGGGCATTGCAGACATTGTTTTAAACGAAAACGGCCGAAAGCAGGCAAGAGAGCTTGCACATTCCCTAAGGGATCACAAAATTACAGCTATCTACTCAAGCCACCTAAAAAGAGCAATTGAGACTGCCGAGCATATCGCAAGACATCATAACCTAACAGTTAGAGTAGAACATGATCTTCATGAGATGAACCAGGGAGATCTTGAAGGGCTTACATTTCCTGATATTAGGGATAGATATGCTGAGGTTTTAAAGAAATGGCGAGAAAGCCCAGAGACGCTGAGGCTTCCAAATGGAGAGTCGCTAGTTGAAGTTCAACAACGGGCCTGGAGCGTTTTAGAAAAAGTGCACGAAGATCATTTAGGAGAGACCGTTGTTGCAGTTAGCCATAACCTCACGATAATTACTCTTCTATGCAAAATCACAGGAGTCGGTCTAAAAGGATTTAGGGAATTTAATGTTCAGGCCACTTCGAAGAATATTATAGTTTCAGAGAACGGAGAAATTAGGGTAGATGTAATAAATGATGTATCACACCTCTCCCCAATGGATTCTGTTCCTTCATTTGAGGAAAAGAGAAAGTAG
- a CDS encoding CDP-alcohol phosphatidyltransferase family protein: MTHPEEIAERSKNKEGPQSSKLLGSGIKTWWLLLMLPIEDYLLKIKVHPNILTLSTLVVGIITGLAYHYGLIFVGGILVLGGSTFDIFDGRVARALGINSQSGAFFDSCLDRVAEAFIYVGLLSFFQGTIFMYVVFFILVSTTMVSYTRARAEGLNVDCEVGIMQRTERVVYLGVLSVFNFFGNLIANAFGLGSDNYLLKLALILILVFSSYTAIQRMVHVMGTLKKRDAEDREEPQVDVQSEQTES; the protein is encoded by the coding sequence ATGACTCATCCCGAAGAAATTGCAGAGCGCTCTAAGAACAAAGAAGGACCGCAGTCTTCTAAGCTTTTAGGAAGCGGTATAAAGACTTGGTGGCTTCTTCTTATGCTGCCGATTGAAGACTATCTTTTAAAGATTAAAGTTCATCCCAATATCCTTACACTTTCAACACTCGTGGTCGGAATAATCACTGGTCTTGCCTATCATTACGGTCTGATTTTTGTTGGCGGGATTTTAGTATTAGGCGGATCAACTTTTGATATTTTTGACGGGCGTGTTGCAAGAGCGCTTGGAATTAATAGCCAAAGCGGCGCATTTTTTGATTCGTGTTTAGACAGAGTTGCAGAGGCATTTATCTATGTTGGACTGCTCAGCTTTTTCCAGGGCACGATATTTATGTACGTGGTCTTTTTCATACTCGTCTCCACCACCATGGTCAGCTATACAAGGGCACGGGCCGAGGGACTGAATGTGGACTGCGAAGTGGGAATAATGCAGAGAACAGAGAGAGTAGTATATCTGGGCGTTCTTTCTGTATTTAATTTCTTTGGAAACTTAATCGCAAATGCTTTTGGCTTGGGATCGGATAATTATTTACTAAAACTTGCTCTAATTCTCATACTCGTATTCTCATCATATACAGCTATTCAGAGGATGGTTCATGTTATGGGCACCTTAAAGAAAAGAGACGCTGAGGACAGAGAGGAACCCCAAGTTGACGTGCAGTCTGAGCAGACTGAATCATAA